A stretch of DNA from Plasmodium brasilianum strain Bolivian I chromosome 3, whole genome shotgun sequence:
ATCGcgagatatatttttaggaACCCATAAATAAGAAGTTGTGGAAAACTTTAGAAAATTCTTGTCTCGGGGAAAAGATGAAAGTTCAGGATAATACTTAGCCTCAGGTAGTAGATTGTTTATACTCAtccttatataatttaatgtgTACATAGAAAATGATACAGTAGCAAAACAGTTAAGGGGATCTAACTGCCCGTATTTACTTTCTTTAAttgtataattattacagTTAATCCCAATAATGTCTTCTGGGTAAACATCCATTTCACAAAGGAATGATTCATCCTTCGAAATTGGTTTTGATAGGAATTGATGTTTCCCTCTATTATTGCCAAAATCACATCccttaataaaattttcattcgaattactattattattattactactatttgattttttaatgtttattttaagaTAAGGTGTTATCCCTTTATTCTCCTTTGAACTATCGCAAATGCATACAATTGTTACATCTTCTTTTATGATAGGTGGTGCATATATACCCAAGTTGTACCTTTCGaatatattgtaattttCTAATATAATTCCAGGCAAGGTGTCATAAATTTGTTCTTGTTTATTATCAATAATAAGTCTGTCTTTTATCCCCAAG
This window harbors:
- a CDS encoding 6-cysteine protein P36, which gives rise to MLYLKELEVGNYYICNLKDFPKEFCTVDYDDKKIIKFLCPNYNTRNKQTYNSSYCFKYLGIKDRLIIDNKQEQIYDTLPGIILENYNIFERYNLGIYAPPIIKEDVTIVCICDSSKENKGITPYLKINIKKSNSSNNNNSNSNENFIKGCDFGNNRGKHQFLSKPISKDESFLCEMDVYPEDIIGINCNNYTIKESKYGQLDPLNCFATVSFSMYTLNYIRMSINNLLPEAKYYPELSSFPRDKNFLKFSTTSYLWVPKNISRDFLFTCSCVYSNWKGVAMFYVRTAKDM